The window GCGCCCGGCTCCCTCCTGGACCTGTTCCTGGAGAGCTTCCGCATCGGCGACGGCACAGCTCGCCTGCTCCCGCACGTGCTGGTCGTGGCCATGGACCCCGGCGCCCACGCGCGGTGCCTGGCCGTGCACCAGCACTGCTACCACTACACCATCCCGGGCCTCAACATCGACTTCGCCGCCCTTAAGTTCTTCCTCTCCAAGGACTACCTGGAGCTGGTGTGGAGCAAGCTGAAGCTGCAGCGCCGCATCCTGGAGCTCGGCTACGGCTTCCTCTTCACCGACGTCGACATCATGTGGCTGCGCGACCCGTTCAAGCACGTGACGGCGTACGCCGACATGACGGTGTCCAGCGACGTCTACTTCGGCGACCCCGACAACCTGGACAACTTCCCCAACACGGGGTTCTTCCACGTGAAGCCCAACGCGCGGACCATCGCCATGACGAAGCTGTGGCACGGGGCCAGGGGCAAGTACCCGGGCGCCAACGAGCAGCCGGTGTTCAACATGATGAAGAAGCGGATGGTGAAGAAGCTGGGGCTCCGGGTGCAGTACCTGGACCCGGTCTATGTGGGCGGGTTCTGTAGGTATGGTAAGGATCTGGGGAAGATCGTTACCATGCATGCGAACTGCTGTGTGGGGATTGATAACAAAATTAGAGATTTGAAGGGTGTTCTTGATGACTGGAAGAACTATACCAGGTTGCCGCATTGGGAGAAGCATCGGGCCAAGTGGACCGTGCCCGGTGCCTGCATCCGTGCAGAAAAACAAGCTTGATCCATCAATATTAGTTTACTTCACTCCATATCGGCGTGAGGAGATAGACGATTGAGTATTTTCAGAAATACATTTCCTTTTAttaattttgatgacaagtattttcggacggacggAGGGAATGCAAAATGACGTACAGTGGGAAAATACAATGTGCGTTTATTTTATATATTAGCAAAAGAAATACTCAATTGAGGGTCTCGTGGGAGCTTTGGAACGAGTGCAATTCGAGAGTCTCATTCCGGCATGAGGTGATGACGTCACTTGTCATGCTTGTCTTGTGGGAGCTTTGGAACGAGTGCAATTCGAGGGTCTTCAACGATATCCATAAAGAGGCAAAAAATTGGATTTCAGCCAGGATGAGACACATGGGTGATATTATGCCAAGAGAGTAGTTTTTGTATTGGCCTTCGAGATATTGACTTTGTTAAAATATTTTTTAGTTAAATGAATGTGGCCAGACTAATCAATTCGATCCTATGTTCCTACTATCAGTTTCGACTAATCAATTTATTCGATCCTGGTGTTAGTACAAAAGTACCTGGAAGAGCTAGTGATCGTGCACCCAACATGTTGATGTCGTGCGAACCAATCTATGGTTGGATGGTTAAGTAGACAGTGGTATTTTCAGTCCATCAGGGTTCACGTTCTGGTGCTTGCATTTATCcaggatttatttcagaattttcggtgatgtgtgttcagtgggaggagatgttcccgtcgactacgagatgtctatggtgactttgtaaaaatctcaagatgatatgccgtctcagtctctcgaaagTACTAATACGGATAGGATGCGCGTGCCTGTTCATAGAATGAGTGTATGCGCATATGAGCACTTGTGtgtgtactatgttaaaaaaaacAAGCCGATGTCGTTAAGTATTGGAATTTAGGCCGGCCGAGGCCCGGGGAGATGGCGGGGGTTAGACCTGGCCATCCTCCGGGCCGGGCCTAACCAAGCCCGAGCCCAGCCTGGCCTGGCCGTCGGGCCTAATtttcaggcccgagcccggcccatcaCAGCAAAAAACACATCGGGCCTCGGGCCGGGCCTCTTCAGTAATGGCATAAACAGCGGGCCCAGGCCCGGCCCGACCTAGTCTTCGGGCTCAAAACCAAGGCCCAGGCCCGGCCTGggagcagcgtcgggccgggcGGCCCATGGCCAGGACTAGTGGGGGTCGAATTAAGGCGTCAGTCTCTAGCTCAATTTGGTTGCCTGATTGGCCCGGGAGAGTAGATGCATGGGCAATTTTACTCTTGTGCAGGATGCGCTGCCACTGGATGTTTGTGGGCTCCCGTTGTTTCTAGCGTCAGAAAAAGGAGAATCTCCTTTCCACAATGTGGTGGAGGACTAGAGGGATATAGCAGCAGGTAGCTGAGCTCTTAACACCAATAGCCAATAGGGGTCAAAACGAATCCTGCATGCCAATCCATGAAGGAAGGAACCGTACCACAGATCAGGCAAGTCGATCAGTTATCGGTGGTAGCTAGATGAACCACCTACCCAACATGCATGACGAACTAGTCTAGCATCAAGCAAGTACACGAAAGAATACACACACCTGTAGTCCTTCCAACCCAGCTAGTACTAGCTCGAGTACTGGCCCAGCAGTTCGTACATTCCCGGGATTCTCTGGCGCTCTGCATGCCAGAAACAGAGGGACCGTTCGATCCATCAATCACGAACGTACGCACAGCAACAAGTACCCGAAGCACTGTGCCAATTCAGTTATTAGTCCCTTCCATAGGACCATATATACGCACGCAGAGCCAAGACGTGGCTAGCGATGCTACAGCTCCCGTCACATCGGCACAACGCATGGGCATCGCTTGACAGTTTTGTATGATATGATTGGCCGTCCGTGGAAATATGTCCCTGAAAATGCCAACACGTACGGGCGGGCGGGTTGCCCGCAACACCTAACCGTGGATTAGTCGTCGCTGTTGCAGCATGGTCCCGTGATCCACAGCATACGATCTTGTGATCACTATTGCGACGTGTGTGTATCATCGGTCATTTCAGCCGCGCAGGGTATTTGTACTACCTCTGTTTCAAAATATTTGATGTTTTACAGTTTTAGGTTTGTTTTAAGTTAAACTTCCTCAAGTTGGGATGACTTGATAGAAAAAGTTACTAAGATTCACAACATCAAACGTATATGATATGAAACTATACTTTATGATGAATCTAATAAAAGTGTTTTCGTGATGTGGGGAGAGGGAGTTTCATAAACGGAGACTGGTGAGCGCGACGACTACAATTCAACGAagggagaggagtggcggcggcgacATAGATTGGGGACAAGAATCACTCAACTCGCCCTGGATCCTACAATCCACTACACGCCCGTGAGGGACTTAGGCAGTCTCGAACATGACCCAAAATTGTGCCCCCCTATTCAGTTTATCTAGGCAAGGAAATAAACATGCTACAACTAAGCCAACCTCTAAAGTAGGGAGGTACCCGAAAAGTTCCCTCCGAGCCTCTTCTTTCAAAGGTGAAAAGGAAGGCCACTTCTCACTTATTTCCGAGCCTCTTCTTTCAAAGGTGAAAAGGAAGGCCACTTCTCACTTATTCCATGCGCTCAAAGATTTTTCACCCTCCCGCCACGCATAAACCATCGTCCCTCCGCTGTGGTGCCACAAGGATCGTTGAAATTGCCTTCGTATCCCTGCCGCCCTACGTATCTCCTCTACCTCTCCTCATGTCCCCTCCCGCATTTGGATACTTCGTTGGAAACCCTAAAAAGGGACATGCCACACGCCCAATTGTCAACTCTACTATCTGGACCTCCTCCGGGTAGTCATGTTCCGCTCCCTGTAGGTTGTCCGCCACATCGACGCCCCCTCCTGTATTTATTTGTAGGACGTCCGAGACCTCCTCCACTTAGCTAGGGTAGAGGCCAATCCAACTACAACGCTACTCGTCGATGAGCTTCTCCAACCTGCCTCCACCGAGATTCTATCGCCGAGGCGTCGCACAACCGAGATGAGTTCCGCCTCCCTCCTCATTTCTTACGAGCACGAAAAGGATGTTTTCAATTCTGAACAAATGTTGATCTTCTTATATTGGACTGAGAAAATGAATTATTTTGTAGGATGGATAAATGTGGGTCAATTCTGTACGATGGTTTGGTGTTAAGCTATGTATAATTATGTATACAAATATGAAATTGGTGGAGAACATGTATACAAATATTTACGGGCTAAAAATAGGGCATGTTGTTGAAGTTGGAGGAATTTTTTAGATTAGGTATTGGGGTTAGCCCCAAAAGCATTTCTAGGGGCTACTACTAGAGATATTATTAACTGCACTTAATACTTAATAGTGTGACCGGACTCAAGCTGATCCATCAATAGTACTCTCTCCGTAAAAAAAATATAAGAGTATTTAGATTACTAGTTTAGTGATCTAaaagctcttatatttctttatagaaggAGTATTTAGCAACATTGAGGAGAAGAAGAGAACACCCGTCCGTGGTAACCTATGTAACACCAATGATGGGTTGAAATTTGGTCCATTGGTACGCATAAATGTTAAGCCAACATCAGTGATATTTTAGGGTTAGAATTGAACTATAAAGTCATCGGTGATGGTTCATTGGCTTTCATTCATCCATCGGTACTACAAGTGACGAGTGGTCAAAGGCCAGCCAGTGTTCATAACAAATTAAAGGTTGGATGGTTAGGAAAGCAATGGTACCTAGAGATCAAATTCTAGATTTAATGCTTAGATTTTTTTTTGAagagaggcaaaagatttgcctcattcatTAAATAAGAGGAATAGAGTTTATGTTCGTGTTACAACACAGACAACACCGCAACACCCGAAATAAAGGTGACCAACTACTCTCACGTCATCAAGTATCCCAACTTTCTTGCACCCGCTGATACCCAAAGCGTGGCCTCCTTCTTAATGTTGGCAAGTAGAACCGTCGGCGGAGCACTCTTCTGACGGAACACTCGCGCATTCCTCTCGTTCCAAATGGTCCAGGCAACGAGCATGGTGAGCGAGGCCGTCGCCTTCCTGTTGGGGATAGATGTGTCGGAGAGGCCCACCCACCACTCTTCGAGGTTGCCTGAGAGGTGCCATGAGGAAGTATCAATGCTCACCAGTTGCAGCCAGTCCTTGACTAATCCCCATTGGCGGATAGAGAAGAGGCATTTGTAGAAAAGGTGGTCAACAGACTCTTGCTCCTGCTTGCAAAGTGTACAAAGGCCACAGTTTGGCCATCCGCGCTTCTCCAATCTGTCTGTCATCCAAATTCTGTTTTGAATATCCAGCCAAGCGAAGAACTTGACTTTGAGGGAGCCCAAGCCCTCCACACAGTGTGCTCCATAGGGGATTTGATTGTGCCAAGGAATTGCGCTCTGTATGCCGACTCGGTCGTGTATTGCCCGCTAGCGGTGTGCTTCCATACAATATCATCTTCGGCATCCTCCTCAACATGGAAGCCACGAAGCGTTGTCCAGAGGGTGACAAACTGACGTAAGTGATTCAGCGAAAAAGAGTCCGGGATGCATATTCTCGAGACCCACGCATCATTGCTGAGAGCTTCGCGCACCTTCCAATTtttcctcgtggatgcctcgtaaaTTAGAGGTGCAATGTCCCTAGGCTTGCGGTCATTCACCCATGACGCATCCCAAAAGGCGTCCTTGCTCCATTTCCAACTAAGATTGACGTGGAGGCATAGAACAAGGAGTAGTCCATCGTGTTGCACGGGTTTCCCAtactcactgataacccacaagtataggggatcacaacagttttcgagcgtagagtattcaacccaaatttattgattcgacataaggggagccaaagaatattctcaagtattagcggctgagttgtcaattcaaccacacctggaaacttaatatctgcaacaaagtatatttagtagcaaagtaatatgatagtagtggtaacggtagcaaaaataatgtttttggtattttgtagtaatgataacaatagcaacggaaaagtaaataagggaagaacaatatatggaaagctcgtaggcattggataggtgatagagaattataccggatgtggttcatcatgtaacagtcataacatagggtgacacagaactagctccaattcatcaatgtaatgtagacgtgtattccgaatatagtcatgcgtgcttatggaaaagaacttgcatgacatcttttgtcctaccctcccgtggcagcggggtcctagtggaaactaagggatattaaggcctccttttaatagagtatcggaccaaagcattaacacatagtgaatacatgaactcctcaaactacggtcatcaccgggagtggtcccgattattgtcatttcggggttgtcggatcataacacatagtagttgactatagacttgcaagataggatcaagaactcacatatattcatgaaaaaataataggttcagatctgaaatcagggcactcgggccctagtgacaagcattaaacatagcaaagtcatagcaacatcaatctcagaacatagtggatactagggatcaaaccctaacaaaactaactcgattacatgataaatctcatccaacccatcaccgtccagcaagcctacgatggaattacgcacgcatggcggtgagcatcatgaaattggtggtggaggatggttgacgatgacgatggcgacggattcccctctccggagccccgaacagactccagaccagccctcccgagagagtttagggattggcggcggctccgtatcgtaaaccgcgatgaatccttcttctttatttttttctccctgaacacgaatatatggagttggagttgaggtcggtggagctccagggggcccacgaggcagggggcgcgcccaggggggcatacgccccccaccctcatggctagggtgtgggccccctggccttgattctttgccagtatttttttattatttccaaaaatactcttcgtggagtttcaggtcattccgaaaacttttgtttctgcacataaataacaccatggcaattctgctaaaaacagcgtcagtccgggttagttccattcaaatcatgcaagttagagtccaaaacaagggaaaaagtgtttggaaaagtagatacaacggagacgtatcaactcccccaagcttaaacctttgcttgtcctcaagcaattcagttgacaaactgaaagtgataaagaaaaacttttacaaactctgtttgcacttgttgttgtaaatatgtaaagccatcattcaaattttcagcaaagattatgaactaaccatattcacaataactcttaggtctcatgtttactcatatcaatggcataatcaactagcgagcaataataataaatctcggatgacaacactttctcaaaacaatcataatatgatataataagatggtatctcgctagccctttctgagaccgcaaaatataaatgcagagcacctttaaagatcaaggactgactagacattataattcatggtaaaagagatccagtcaagtcatactcaatgtaaactaacagtaatgaatgcaaatgacagcggtgctctccaactggtgctttttaataagaggatgatgactgaacataaaagtaaatagatcggcccttcgcagagggaagcagggatgtgTAGAGGTGCCagtgctcgattttgaaatagaggtgaataatattttgagcggtatactttcattgtcaacataacaaccaagagatggcgatatcttccatgctacacacattgtaggcggttcccaaacagaatggtaaagtttatactcccccccaccaacaagcatcaatccatggcttgctcgaaacaacgagtgcctccaactaacaacaatcccagggggagttttggttgcaattattttgatttgatttgcataaagcatgggactgggcatcccggtgaccaatcattttctcgtgaatgagcagagtccacccctcttgagaataacccgctgatacgtctccgacatatctatattttttgattgttccatgctattatattatcaaccttggatattttatatgcatttatatgctattttgtatgatttttgggactaaactattaacccagagcccagtgccagtttctattttttccttgatttagagtatcgcggaaaagaaaaatcaaatggagtccaattaacctgaaacttcacggaacttagttttggaaggaaagcaacccgagagacttggagtccacgtcaaggaagcttcaaggaagccacgaggtagggggcgcgccctccaccctcgtgggcccctcgtggctcccctgacgtacttcttcctcctatatatatatatatatatatatatatatatatatatatatatatatatatatatatccatataccctaaaacgatcggggagcacaatagatcgggagtttcgccgccagaagcctccgtagccaccgaaaatcaatctagacccgttccggcaccctgccggaggggggaatccctctccggtggccatcttcatcatcccggtgctctccatgacgaggagggagtagttctccctcggggctgagggtatgtaccagtagctatgtgtttgatctctctctctctctctctctctctctctctctctctcgtgttcttgatttgagacgatcttgatatatcgcgagctttgctattatagttggatcttatgtttcttctccccctctactctcttgtaatggattgagtttcccctttgaagttatcttatcgggttgagtctttaaagatttgagaacacttgatgtatgtcttgccgtgcgtatctgtggtgacaatgggatatcacgtgattcacttgatgtatgttttggtgatcaacttgcgggttcctcccatgaacctatgcataggggttggcacacattttcgttgtgattctccggtagaaactttggggcactctttgaggttctatgtgttggttgaatagatgaatctgagattgtgtgatgtatatcgtataatcatacccatggatacttgaggtgacattggagtatctaggtgacattagggttttggttgatttgtgtcttaaggtgttattctagtacgaactctagggctgtttgtgacacttataggaatagcccaatggattgattggaaagaataactttgaggtggtttcgtaccctactataatctcttcgtttgttctccgctattagtgacactTATAGAAAGTTTGGTGGGCTCTTTCCATTCAAACCATAACCAACGCAAGCGAAGAGCCCGAGCAAATTTTTCAGTGTTAAGTATGCCAAGGCCACCAAGATCCTTTGGCCGGCACACCGCATCCCAATTCACCTTGCATTTTGCACCAGGGGTCTTGTCCGTGCCCTCCCAGAGAAAGGCTCTTTCGAGCTTGCTTATGTTGTGTAGAGTGGACGTTGGCACAATAAGCGGGGTGATGGAGAAAACGAGCTACGAAGACAACACCGACTTCACAAGGGCACATCGACCAATGGCAGTGATATTTTGACTATCCCAAGTGGTCAACTTAGCAGCTGCTTTGTCCTCTAGGTACCGGTAGTTGACCTTTCTAAGCTTCCACACCGAGAGAGGAAGCCACAAGTATTTCATTGGAAACGAATCCCGTGACGTAGGAAGGGCCTGAAGGATGCATGCCAAGTTGAGTTGTCCGCACTGAATGGGAACCACTGAGCTCTTCAGGAAGTTTGTGACAAGGCCAGTGACATTGCCGAATAGATGCAGAATGGTGGCTAGGTTGTCAATGTCTTTCTTGATTGGGGCCATAAAGACTGCTGCGTCATCCACGTATAGGGAAGTCCTAACAGCCACGCCACGCCCACGGATCTTGTGAAAGAGCCCTTTTCTCGATGCTAGCTCAAGAATCTTGTGCAGCAGGTCCATGGCAATGACAAATAGCAAGGGGGAGACCGGGTCCCCTTGTCTGAAGCCGCGGCCATGAGGGATGGGCTTGCTTGGCACACCATTCAAAAGAATGCGCGAGGACGAGGAGCACAATAGGGCAGCAATTCATCTACGAAACATGGGCGGGAACCCAAGCCTCTGAAGAAGGTCCAAGATATACTCCCATTTGACAGAGTCAAAAGACTTCTGAATATCGAGCTTGAACAGGAGGGACGGAGTTTTCCGCAAGTGGAGGCGTCGCGCAAGATTGCGAACATACATGAAATTGTCATGGATACTTCTCGTCTTTATGAAGGCACTCTGGGCATTTGAGATGAGcttattgaaaggatcgatatggttgactagagggggtgaataggcaactaacaatttttttgcttttctttaacaagttaaactttgcatcaagtaggttgtctagatatgcaactaggtgagcaacccatatgatgcaacaaggataggaacacaagcaagcaagatatatgaaacaaatcagcttgcacaagtaaatgcacgagataaccaagagtggagacggtggagacgaggacgtgttgccgaagttccttccctttgagaggaagtacgtgtccgttggagcggtgtggaggcacaatgctccccaagaagccactagggccaccgtattctcctcacgccctcacacaatgcgagatgccgtgattccactattggtgcccttggaggcggcgaccgaacctttacaaactaggttggggcaatatccacaactcaattggaggctcccaacgacaccacgaagcttcaccacaatggactatggctttgcggtgacctcaaccgtctaggatgctcaaacacccaagagtaacaagatccgcaagggattatggggggaatcaaatatctcttggtggaagtgtagatcgaggccttctcatccactcccgagcaaatcaacaagtttggtcggctagggagtgaaatcgggcgaaaatggagcttagagcaataatggagcttgggggtggaagaggtaagtcaacggggaagaagaggaccccttatatagtgtgggaAAAGGATCCAACCGTTACCCGCCAACCAGCccacggccagcggtactaccgcgcctggc is drawn from Triticum dicoccoides isolate Atlit2015 ecotype Zavitan chromosome 4A, WEW_v2.0, whole genome shotgun sequence and contains these coding sequences:
- the LOC119287407 gene encoding uncharacterized protein At4g15970-like is translated as MGKVVVAEATARQGAALVLGAVAALTVVMLVQYRAPAAGLSRARTPGHFSGLRSSSDSDDQHHRPNGTRARAHVHQAPPVAGGPGRDDDHHLHRPANATTIAKPNSTSTHAAPSHLSRTHRRRQKGPKVESPEFRGLAAAVARAAMDDRTVIITCVNQAWAAPGSLLDLFLESFRIGDGTARLLPHVLVVAMDPGAHARCLAVHQHCYHYTIPGLNIDFAALKFFLSKDYLELVWSKLKLQRRILELGYGFLFTDVDIMWLRDPFKHVTAYADMTVSSDVYFGDPDNLDNFPNTGFFHVKPNARTIAMTKLWHGARGKYPGANEQPVFNMMKKRMVKKLGLRVQYLDPVYVGGFCRYGKDLGKIVTMHANCCVGIDNKIRDLKGVLDDWKNYTRLPHWEKHRAKWTVPGACIRAEKQA